In Anseongella ginsenosidimutans, one genomic interval encodes:
- a CDS encoding SGNH/GDSL hydrolase family protein — MNKISPLVLVLLLAGLSAGGQLQAVSPEVIPGSGIHPDSAAGAGSYLDSVKAELQKQWPHNRTINLVFHGHSVPSGYFKTPEVRTFDAYPYLVLKELKSLYPNAVINVIVTAIGGENSVQGAKRFRDEVLSHRPDVLFIDYALNDRGPGIEKSRAAWEEMIARALENDVKVILLTPSPDLRVDIGQAGNELEKFTGMIRELAKKHRVGLADSYGQFRRAALAGKDLEEFMSQVNHPNRKGHELIAAEIMEYFK, encoded by the coding sequence ATGAATAAGATAAGCCCCCTGGTTTTGGTTTTATTGCTGGCCGGCCTTTCTGCCGGCGGGCAGCTTCAGGCAGTTTCCCCGGAGGTTATTCCCGGTTCGGGCATACACCCGGATTCCGCCGCCGGTGCTGGCAGTTACCTGGATTCCGTTAAAGCTGAATTACAAAAGCAATGGCCCCATAACCGGACCATTAATCTTGTTTTTCACGGGCATTCCGTGCCATCCGGCTACTTCAAAACACCGGAGGTCAGGACCTTTGACGCTTATCCTTACCTGGTGTTGAAAGAGCTGAAATCCCTTTATCCAAATGCGGTGATCAATGTAATTGTCACCGCTATCGGCGGAGAAAACTCAGTACAGGGGGCAAAAAGGTTCCGGGACGAAGTGCTTTCGCACCGGCCGGATGTGCTGTTCATTGATTACGCCCTGAACGACCGGGGGCCCGGAATTGAAAAGAGCAGGGCCGCCTGGGAGGAAATGATAGCCCGGGCTTTGGAAAACGATGTAAAAGTTATCCTGCTGACGCCTTCTCCCGATTTGCGGGTGGACATCGGTCAGGCGGGGAATGAGCTGGAAAAGTTTACCGGCATGATCCGGGAGCTGGCGAAAAAGCATCGCGTCGGACTGGCGGATAGTTACGGGCAATTCAGGCGTGCTGCGCTTGCGGGAAAGGACCTGGAGGAATTTATGTCCCAGGTGAACCACCCTAATAGGAAAGGGCATGAACTTATTGCGGCGGAGATCATGGAATATTTTAAATAA
- a CDS encoding SusC/RagA family TonB-linked outer membrane protein, whose amino-acid sequence MKKQLMKVRKAAGMACLLLVLLVQAAFGQVLPAVSGTVADSSGAPLPGVSVLVKGTQNGASTNADGSFSLQNVAGGATLVFSFIGYQAQEVPVNGREVINVTLQQDLQALDEVVVVGYGTVKKSDLTGAVASVKAEELATEGLNTVAKALQGKVAGVTIESAGGDPGMGTRIMIRGVGSLNNNNPLYLVDGVPVPDINNISPNDIASIEVLKDASAAAIYGSRAANGVVLITTKSGEAGKTQVIFNANAGVQRLAKKIDVLNAQEWASVSNAAHDAAGLPRLEIAEDPALLESGLDWQDEVYRTAPVQNYELSITGGNKGSQYSVSGGYFNQRGLVKVTGYERLNLRVKSETTKGRFRFGETLLLSQESWTKMPGGWGGQGGNPVGSAVKMIPVFDIYDTTAVGGFAGAYGPVLNVANPLAQLHLEDIRNRSTDIVLNFFGEVELLPGLSYKLNLGYNNTHGYDYDYERRYQVGTLFTHQTNDLSEDRSHRRLLMLENTLNFTREFGKHSLQALAGYTMQQNRLRTLWGSAIDLPDGIKVLDAAASNPATGGNLYESALLSMLGRVVYSYDSRYLLTASFRRDGSSRFGDENRYGNFPSIALGWNISNETFFDSFSQAINRLKLRGSYGVLGNQEIGDYLYSAAIASNINYVTGADQHKWFGAIQTAFADPDIKWENSSTFNIGVDLGAWQDKLTFTADYFIKRSTDVLLNVPIPGSTGAVGNPVVNAGIIENRGLEASLGYSGGKGDFNYDVYGTISAINNEVERLGTGTQQIFGGQPTHHGSSTTLTQAGGEVGAFYLVKTDGIFNSEEEVQAHSKNGTLIQPNASPGDIRFVDANGDGSISDEDRVHAGSAFPDFTYGLGFNAQWRNFDLGLFFQGTQGNMIYNGFRQDIDGMNLEINYSKATLNAWTPENHTDFPRAVINDPNYNTRTSDRFLEDGSYLRLKSLQLGYLFPAQALERIGAGSLRVYLSFDNLFTITGYDGYNPDLGRTGSILNRGVDYGHVAYPLARTANLGVQLQF is encoded by the coding sequence ATGAAAAAGCAATTAATGAAGGTACGGAAAGCGGCAGGTATGGCATGCCTGCTGCTGGTACTCCTGGTGCAGGCGGCCTTCGGGCAGGTATTGCCAGCCGTCAGCGGAACGGTGGCGGACAGCAGCGGGGCGCCGCTGCCCGGTGTGAGCGTATTGGTCAAGGGCACGCAAAACGGCGCTTCTACCAATGCCGATGGTAGCTTTTCCCTTCAGAACGTGGCAGGGGGTGCCACCCTGGTGTTTTCTTTTATCGGTTACCAGGCGCAGGAGGTCCCGGTCAACGGCCGGGAAGTGATCAATGTCACGCTGCAGCAGGACCTGCAGGCGCTTGATGAAGTAGTGGTGGTGGGTTACGGAACGGTAAAGAAGAGCGACCTTACCGGGGCGGTAGCTTCCGTAAAAGCGGAAGAACTGGCTACCGAAGGTCTGAATACTGTCGCCAAGGCGCTGCAGGGTAAAGTGGCCGGGGTAACGATCGAATCAGCAGGAGGCGATCCCGGAATGGGAACCCGTATTATGATCCGCGGCGTGGGTTCCCTGAATAATAATAATCCTTTGTACCTGGTTGACGGCGTGCCTGTCCCGGACATCAATAATATATCGCCGAATGATATTGCTTCCATCGAAGTGCTGAAGGACGCTTCCGCCGCCGCCATTTACGGCTCCCGGGCAGCGAACGGCGTGGTGCTGATCACGACCAAGTCGGGCGAGGCGGGAAAAACGCAGGTCATATTCAATGCCAATGCCGGGGTACAGCGGCTGGCGAAGAAAATAGATGTGCTGAATGCGCAGGAATGGGCCAGCGTAAGCAATGCGGCACACGATGCGGCGGGGCTTCCGCGCCTGGAGATTGCCGAAGATCCGGCCCTGCTGGAAAGCGGCCTTGACTGGCAGGACGAGGTCTATCGCACGGCGCCGGTACAGAATTATGAGCTTAGCATTACCGGGGGAAATAAAGGCAGCCAGTACAGCGTGTCGGGCGGCTATTTCAACCAACGGGGCTTAGTGAAGGTGACCGGTTATGAGCGGCTGAACCTTCGCGTGAAATCGGAAACCACCAAGGGCCGTTTTCGATTTGGGGAAACCTTACTGCTTTCGCAGGAAAGCTGGACAAAGATGCCCGGCGGATGGGGCGGGCAGGGCGGCAACCCGGTAGGCTCCGCTGTTAAAATGATCCCGGTGTTCGATATTTACGATACTACCGCCGTGGGCGGCTTCGCAGGGGCCTACGGCCCGGTACTGAACGTGGCCAACCCCCTTGCACAGCTTCACCTGGAAGATATCAGGAACCGCTCAACCGACATTGTCCTCAATTTTTTCGGGGAAGTGGAACTGCTGCCCGGGCTGAGTTATAAGCTGAACCTTGGTTATAATAATACTCACGGCTACGATTATGATTACGAGCGCCGTTACCAGGTGGGAACGCTGTTCACCCACCAGACCAATGACCTGAGCGAGGACCGCAGTCACCGCCGCTTGCTCATGCTGGAGAATACCTTGAATTTTACCCGGGAATTCGGAAAGCACAGCCTGCAGGCCCTCGCCGGTTATACCATGCAGCAAAACCGCCTGAGAACCCTGTGGGGATCTGCCATTGACCTCCCTGACGGCATCAAAGTCCTGGACGCGGCGGCAAGCAATCCGGCCACCGGCGGGAACCTTTACGAAAGCGCCCTGCTTTCGATGCTGGGCCGTGTGGTATATTCCTACGACAGCCGCTACCTGCTGACCGCCAGTTTCCGGAGGGATGGTTCTTCCCGCTTCGGCGATGAAAACCGCTATGGGAATTTCCCTTCGATTGCCCTGGGCTGGAATATTTCCAATGAAACGTTCTTCGATTCTTTCAGCCAGGCGATCAACCGGCTGAAACTCCGGGGAAGTTACGGGGTGCTGGGAAACCAGGAGATCGGGGATTACCTGTATAGCGCCGCCATTGCTTCCAATATTAATTATGTCACGGGCGCCGATCAGCATAAGTGGTTCGGAGCCATACAAACGGCATTTGCCGACCCTGATATCAAATGGGAAAATTCAAGCACCTTCAATATTGGGGTGGACCTTGGCGCCTGGCAGGATAAACTGACCTTCACCGCTGATTATTTCATCAAGAGGTCTACCGACGTATTACTGAACGTGCCTATTCCCGGTTCCACGGGTGCGGTAGGCAACCCGGTGGTCAATGCCGGAATCATTGAAAATCGCGGCCTGGAAGCTTCCCTGGGTTATTCGGGCGGAAAAGGCGACTTCAATTACGATGTTTACGGAACCATTTCAGCAATCAATAATGAAGTGGAGCGCCTGGGCACGGGCACTCAGCAGATCTTCGGAGGGCAGCCCACCCATCACGGCTCTTCCACCACCCTTACACAGGCCGGAGGCGAAGTGGGGGCTTTTTACCTGGTAAAAACGGATGGTATCTTTAATTCCGAAGAAGAGGTGCAGGCGCACAGCAAGAACGGGACCCTGATCCAGCCGAATGCTTCCCCCGGGGATATCCGCTTCGTGGATGCAAACGGTGACGGCAGTATTTCCGATGAAGACAGGGTGCATGCCGGAAGCGCTTTTCCTGATTTTACCTACGGGCTGGGCTTTAACGCCCAATGGAGGAATTTTGACCTGGGCCTCTTCTTCCAGGGAACGCAGGGGAACATGATCTATAACGGCTTCCGCCAGGACATAGACGGCATGAACCTGGAAATTAATTACTCGAAGGCAACCCTGAATGCCTGGACACCGGAAAACCATACGGATTTTCCCCGTGCAGTGATCAACGATCCTAATTATAATACCCGGACGTCCGACCGTTTCCTGGAAGACGGTTCTTATCTCCGCCTGAAGTCCCTGCAGCTGGGGTACCTTTTCCCGGCGCAGGCGCTGGAACGGATCGGGGCCGGATCCCTGCGGGTTTACCTGAGCTTTGATAATTTATTTACGATTACCGGCTACGACGGCTATAACCCGGACCTGGGCAGAACAGGTTCCATATTGAACAGGGGAGTGGATTACGGCCATGTGGCGTATCCGCTGGCCCGCACGGCCAACCTGGGTGTTCAACTGCAGTTTTAA
- a CDS encoding RagB/SusD family nutrient uptake outer membrane protein: MKKILITLVAGLLLTACTEGLLDLKNPNLLTTDTYWETKDDVMSAFAATYSLLRDVNGGYWGVRGVELTNGRGDDFFIRNDVKDLYQFSTFTNAPDNGVVTNIFNNCYRGIFRCNQILENIAEIPMSEEERAQLIAEAKFLRGLNYFHLVINFGDVPVRLQTPQSQEEYYAAKSPAEEVWQQVFQDFSEAKAGLPLEYPAEWTGRATRGAALGYLGKAYLYHEDWDKAEAAFSELMQAPYQYDLTADYADNFTAERENNEESVFEIQVQDVGGTNPWDVGSSNEALGVTTAQEFAPAEVAGWFEAYPTDKIFNAFQEEKTPGGDFDKRMYVTLVWDYPGAMYYNRPFSEFKSEFGFQSRFRKYQNWQNDNEGRFISNINERALRFADILLMYAEAVTMQGKPQEAYEPVNRIRQRAGLSVLPAGFGEAQMMAEIQQQRMLEFCREGLRFYDLRRWGLLQEEIMSSDKVGRQFLNVQKHAWFPIPQAELDNNPEMEQNPNW; the protein is encoded by the coding sequence ATGAAAAAGATACTGATCACGCTGGTAGCCGGCCTGCTGCTGACTGCCTGCACGGAAGGCCTTTTAGACCTGAAAAATCCTAATCTGCTCACCACCGATACTTACTGGGAAACAAAAGACGATGTGATGAGTGCGTTCGCCGCCACCTATAGCCTGCTCCGGGATGTGAACGGAGGCTACTGGGGCGTTCGCGGCGTGGAACTGACCAACGGAAGGGGGGATGATTTCTTTATCCGGAACGACGTAAAGGACCTCTACCAGTTTTCCACCTTCACCAACGCGCCAGATAACGGAGTAGTGACCAATATATTCAATAACTGCTACCGGGGCATTTTCCGGTGCAACCAGATCCTTGAAAACATCGCGGAAATACCGATGAGCGAAGAAGAAAGGGCGCAGCTGATCGCGGAGGCGAAATTCCTGCGGGGGCTAAATTATTTCCACCTGGTCATTAATTTCGGGGACGTGCCTGTCCGCCTGCAAACTCCGCAAAGCCAGGAAGAATACTATGCTGCCAAATCACCTGCAGAAGAAGTATGGCAGCAGGTATTCCAGGACTTCAGCGAAGCTAAAGCCGGGCTGCCGCTGGAATATCCTGCGGAATGGACCGGCCGGGCTACCCGTGGAGCCGCGCTGGGTTATCTTGGGAAAGCCTATCTCTATCACGAGGACTGGGACAAGGCCGAAGCAGCCTTTAGCGAACTGATGCAGGCGCCTTACCAGTATGACTTGACGGCGGACTATGCGGATAATTTTACTGCGGAAAGGGAGAATAACGAAGAATCCGTCTTTGAGATACAGGTTCAGGACGTGGGCGGCACTAACCCCTGGGATGTAGGCAGCTCAAATGAAGCCCTTGGTGTGACTACGGCGCAGGAATTCGCGCCCGCGGAAGTGGCCGGCTGGTTCGAAGCTTATCCTACCGATAAAATATTCAACGCTTTCCAGGAAGAAAAAACACCGGGCGGCGATTTCGACAAGCGCATGTATGTGACCCTGGTTTGGGACTACCCCGGCGCCATGTACTACAACCGGCCTTTTTCGGAATTCAAATCGGAATTCGGCTTTCAATCCCGGTTCCGGAAGTACCAGAACTGGCAAAATGACAATGAAGGGCGCTTTATTTCTAATATTAACGAGCGGGCGCTTCGCTTTGCCGACATATTACTGATGTATGCCGAAGCGGTGACCATGCAGGGCAAGCCCCAGGAGGCCTACGAGCCGGTCAATCGCATCCGCCAACGCGCAGGGCTGTCCGTATTGCCTGCCGGCTTCGGAGAAGCGCAGATGATGGCCGAAATACAGCAGCAGCGCATGCTGGAATTCTGCCGGGAAGGGCTGCGGTTCTATGACCTGCGGCGCTGGGGCTTGCTGCAGGAGGAGATCATGAGCAGCGATAAAGTGGGCCGGCAATTCCTTAACGTGCAGAAGCATGCCTGGTTCCCTATTCCTCAGGCGGAACTGGACAATAATCCGGAAATGGAACAAAACCCGAATTGGTAA
- a CDS encoding sugar-binding domain-containing protein: MLTRRNFLKNAGGTGALAMLPALTLSAEANRLSGSGKTEEAHDDLLVSLNGPWLFRTDPDDRGDAEKWYELNETSPDWETVSVPHTWQVDQRYHDYLGTAWYRKVFTVPEDWMTKTLRVEFEAVYHSAKVWLNGKYAGEHLRKGYTAFMLDLSGLIRPGENYLVVQAGNRYDDQMLPRNNSYDWAADGGITRPVSLYITPKTYAENVRVTALPDLEQGTATIKVQTQIANTLEDRARLSVTYEILEDRGNRLVLSSGEQVPVVLRAGEHKIIEFPDQVLEKPLLWHFDSPNLYHIVVSLSIDGRVVHTKKDTFGVRKIEVRDAGFYLNGERVWLAGVERMAGSHPEYGMAEPASWIRHDHEDMKNLNCIFTRVHWQQDKRVLDYCDRHGMLIQVEVPTWGGGTFKGMKEEPDQAIMQNGLEQLKEMIGREYNRPSVFSWGLCNEIGGQNPPAYKFAENMLKEAKRLDPYRLCAYASNTLHYTPEKDVSKLMDFIEWNEYHESWLGGDTEDMEKNLQAIHKAFPDKPLVISEYGWCRCAPDRKEGDEKLISILKRHNAIFRKHDYVAGLIFFSYNDYRTHRGDKGIGILKQRVHGVVDLYGSRHPSYYALQEESSPVESLDVSFHDQALHVSIDTRKLIPAYTLRNYRLRWIGYADQDIPLETAEITLPDMKPGYAGAFEFKTSLAAFEKIKVEVLRPTGSVAARARLLFK, translated from the coding sequence ATGCTTACAAGAAGAAACTTTCTAAAAAATGCCGGCGGTACAGGGGCGCTGGCCATGCTTCCCGCCCTGACGCTATCTGCTGAAGCAAACCGCCTTTCCGGTTCCGGGAAAACGGAAGAAGCACACGATGACCTCCTTGTTTCATTAAATGGCCCCTGGCTTTTTCGTACGGATCCGGACGATAGGGGAGATGCCGAAAAGTGGTATGAGCTAAACGAGACTTCACCCGATTGGGAAACCGTTTCCGTACCGCATACCTGGCAGGTTGACCAGCGTTATCATGATTACCTTGGGACGGCCTGGTACAGGAAGGTATTCACCGTGCCTGAAGACTGGATGACAAAGACCCTGCGCGTTGAATTTGAGGCGGTGTATCATTCGGCAAAGGTGTGGCTGAACGGGAAATATGCCGGGGAGCATTTGAGGAAAGGATATACTGCCTTTATGCTGGATCTTTCCGGCCTTATACGCCCGGGTGAAAATTACCTGGTGGTGCAGGCCGGCAACCGGTACGATGACCAGATGCTTCCTCGCAATAACTCTTATGATTGGGCCGCCGATGGCGGCATTACCCGCCCCGTAAGCCTGTATATTACCCCAAAAACGTATGCCGAAAATGTGCGGGTAACAGCCCTTCCCGACCTGGAGCAAGGGACAGCAACCATAAAAGTACAAACGCAAATAGCCAACACTCTGGAAGACAGGGCGCGGCTTTCGGTAACCTATGAGATCCTGGAAGATCGCGGCAACCGTTTGGTATTATCGTCGGGTGAACAGGTCCCGGTAGTATTAAGGGCGGGGGAACATAAAATTATTGAGTTTCCGGACCAGGTGCTGGAGAAACCGCTTTTATGGCATTTTGACTCGCCTAATCTTTATCATATCGTGGTCTCGTTAAGCATAGACGGGCGCGTAGTACATACCAAAAAGGACACGTTCGGTGTTCGCAAGATAGAGGTAAGGGATGCCGGATTCTACCTGAACGGTGAGCGTGTATGGCTCGCCGGCGTGGAACGAATGGCGGGAAGTCATCCCGAATACGGCATGGCCGAACCTGCTTCTTGGATCCGGCACGACCACGAGGATATGAAAAACCTGAACTGCATATTTACCCGCGTTCACTGGCAACAGGATAAAAGGGTGCTTGATTACTGTGACCGGCATGGCATGCTTATCCAGGTGGAAGTGCCTACCTGGGGCGGCGGAACGTTTAAAGGGATGAAAGAGGAACCGGACCAGGCTATTATGCAGAACGGTTTGGAGCAGCTGAAGGAGATGATCGGAAGAGAATATAATCGTCCTTCGGTATTTTCCTGGGGCTTATGCAATGAGATCGGCGGGCAAAACCCGCCTGCCTATAAATTTGCGGAAAATATGCTTAAGGAAGCCAAACGGCTGGACCCTTACCGGTTATGCGCTTACGCATCCAACACCCTGCATTATACTCCGGAAAAAGACGTCAGCAAGCTCATGGACTTTATCGAATGGAATGAATACCATGAAAGCTGGCTGGGCGGCGACACGGAAGACATGGAGAAAAATCTGCAAGCCATTCATAAGGCATTTCCGGACAAGCCGCTGGTGATCTCCGAATACGGATGGTGCCGGTGCGCCCCTGACCGTAAAGAAGGCGATGAAAAATTAATATCTATCCTGAAGCGTCACAATGCCATTTTCCGTAAGCATGATTATGTAGCGGGATTAATATTCTTCAGTTACAACGATTATCGTACCCACAGGGGCGACAAGGGCATTGGCATCCTGAAACAACGTGTGCATGGTGTTGTTGACCTCTACGGTTCAAGACATCCCTCGTATTATGCGCTGCAGGAGGAATCCAGCCCGGTGGAGTCGCTGGACGTGTCCTTCCATGACCAGGCGCTTCATGTTTCGATTGACACGCGAAAGCTGATACCTGCCTATACGCTGCGAAATTACCGCTTGCGGTGGATTGGCTACGCTGATCAGGACATTCCCCTGGAAACTGCTGAAATTACCCTTCCGGATATGAAGCCCGGCTATGCGGGAGCGTTCGAATTTAAAACAAGTTTGGCCGCATTTGAAAAAATTAAGGTCGAAGTGCTGCGCCCCACCGGATCCGTTGCGGCCCGCGCCCGGTTGCTGTTCAAGTGA
- a CDS encoding SusC/RagA family TonB-linked outer membrane protein yields the protein MSKLLLKRARCILFLVCCMLCRVAAPALADAGDLSVKIRAQDRQITGKLTDTSGAALPGVSVSVKNSPGMGTSTDLNGKYVLDVPDAGAVLVFSLMGFETLEVPVGDRTVINAELQVSTSTLEDVVVVAFGEQKKQDVIGAVTTVNPSELKVPSSNLTTALAGRIAGVIAYQRSGEPGQDNADFFIRGVTTFGYKTDPLILIDGIELTATDLARLQPDDVASFSIMKDATATALYGARGANGVILVTTKEGSEGKARVSFRLENSISTPTQNVELADPITYMKLHNEAMLLYNPLLKLPYSQKQIDNTAAGTNPYAYPATNWRDALFKDYTMNQRANFSVGGGGKVARYYLAGTFNQDNGVLEVDGRNNFNNNIDLKSYLLRSNVNINLTSTTEVGVKLYGTFDDYTGPINGGADLYRGVMRTNPVRFPAYFPVDESHQYVRHIMFGNYDLGASYLNPYAEMVKGYKEYSSSLMMAQFELKQDLSVITPGLSLQGMINTNRRSYYDVSRFYEPFYYQMGTYDKSKNSYTITQLNENEGTDYLDYEEGDKLVTSTSYVQASANYTHTFAEKHGVSGMLVFMMNNIVDANSGNLQTSLPHRNLGLSGRFTYSYDSRYFGEFNFGYNGSERFYKDKRFGFFPSGGVAWYVSNEDFWEPVKEVVSNLKLRATYGLVGNDAIGRAEDRFFYLSNVEMNDDGRGATFGTNYDYIRSGVSISRYDNRDITWETALKTNIGIEIGLFEKVNIVADIFHEDRTNILMARSFIPTTMGLSSDVYANLGEASSRGIDLSIDYQHFINNDFWVQARGNFTYSTSEYEVYEEPVYQEGYLSHEGYSLNQQWGYIAERLFVDELEILNSPRQNFGEYHAGDIKYRDVNGDGQITTRDQVPIGYPTVPEIVYGFGFSTGYKNFDFSAFFQGLARESFWIDVNATAPFVSYRSPGEVSAGLYSGYTLENQLLRAYANDYWSEDDRDIYALWPRLSATNDLLNNNAQKNTWFMRNGAFIRLKTVELGYTLPQRITERWKVEKTRIYLSGINLLTFSDFDLWDIEMAGQGLGYPLQKVYNIGVQVSF from the coding sequence ATGAGCAAACTGTTACTGAAAAGAGCAAGGTGCATCTTATTCCTGGTCTGCTGTATGCTGTGCCGGGTAGCAGCGCCCGCGCTGGCCGATGCAGGAGACCTTTCTGTTAAGATCCGGGCCCAGGACCGGCAGATCACCGGAAAGCTTACCGATACCAGCGGAGCTGCCCTTCCCGGAGTTTCGGTGTCGGTAAAGAACAGCCCCGGTATGGGGACAAGTACCGACCTTAACGGCAAATATGTACTGGACGTGCCTGATGCAGGCGCTGTCCTGGTGTTTTCCCTGATGGGCTTTGAGACGCTGGAGGTCCCCGTGGGCGACCGGACGGTGATCAACGCGGAGCTGCAGGTTTCCACTTCCACACTGGAAGATGTAGTGGTCGTCGCCTTCGGGGAGCAAAAGAAGCAGGACGTAATCGGAGCGGTCACCACGGTGAACCCCTCTGAACTGAAAGTTCCTTCCAGCAACCTTACCACCGCGCTGGCCGGCCGCATTGCCGGAGTGATCGCCTACCAGCGAAGCGGGGAACCCGGCCAGGATAATGCCGACTTCTTTATTCGCGGTGTTACTACCTTCGGTTACAAGACCGATCCGCTGATCCTCATCGACGGGATTGAGCTTACTGCCACCGACCTGGCCCGGCTGCAGCCCGATGATGTGGCAAGCTTTTCCATCATGAAAGACGCTACTGCAACGGCCCTCTACGGCGCCCGGGGAGCTAACGGCGTGATCCTGGTCACCACCAAGGAAGGATCCGAAGGCAAGGCGCGTGTATCTTTCCGTTTGGAAAATTCTATTTCCACGCCTACGCAAAATGTGGAGCTGGCGGATCCCATCACTTATATGAAATTGCACAACGAGGCCATGCTGCTGTACAATCCTCTGCTCAAGCTGCCTTACAGCCAGAAGCAGATCGATAATACGGCCGCGGGAACCAATCCTTACGCTTACCCGGCAACTAATTGGCGGGATGCGCTTTTTAAGGATTATACCATGAACCAGCGGGCAAATTTCAGTGTCGGCGGCGGCGGGAAAGTAGCGCGCTATTACCTGGCCGGTACCTTTAACCAGGATAACGGCGTGCTGGAAGTGGACGGCAGGAATAATTTCAATAATAATATAGATCTGAAAAGCTATCTGCTGCGGTCCAACGTGAATATCAACCTTACTAGTACCACAGAAGTTGGCGTAAAGTTATACGGTACCTTCGATGATTATACCGGTCCCATTAACGGCGGAGCGGATCTGTACCGCGGAGTGATGAGAACAAACCCGGTCCGTTTTCCCGCTTATTTTCCGGTGGATGAAAGCCACCAGTATGTGCGTCATATCATGTTCGGGAATTATGACCTGGGGGCCAGCTACCTGAATCCTTATGCGGAGATGGTAAAGGGATACAAGGAGTATTCCAGTTCATTGATGATGGCCCAGTTCGAACTGAAACAGGATTTGTCGGTAATTACACCCGGGCTTTCCCTGCAGGGGATGATCAATACCAACCGGCGTTCATATTATGATGTTTCCAGGTTTTACGAGCCCTTCTACTACCAGATGGGTACCTATGATAAAAGCAAGAACAGCTATACGATCACCCAGCTCAATGAGAACGAGGGAACGGATTACCTCGATTATGAGGAAGGAGATAAGCTGGTGACCTCTACCTCTTATGTACAGGCTTCAGCCAATTACACGCATACTTTCGCCGAGAAACATGGCGTGAGCGGCATGCTCGTGTTCATGATGAATAATATCGTCGATGCAAATTCCGGTAACCTTCAAACCTCCCTTCCGCATCGTAACCTGGGATTGTCGGGACGTTTTACCTATTCCTATGACAGCCGTTACTTCGGCGAGTTTAATTTTGGCTATAATGGTTCGGAGCGGTTTTACAAGGATAAGCGCTTCGGCTTTTTCCCGTCGGGAGGAGTAGCCTGGTACGTATCCAATGAAGATTTCTGGGAACCGGTGAAAGAGGTTGTTTCCAATTTGAAACTAAGGGCAACGTACGGCCTTGTCGGGAACGACGCCATCGGACGCGCGGAAGACCGTTTCTTTTACCTCTCCAATGTAGAGATGAATGATGACGGCAGGGGAGCGACATTTGGGACCAATTACGACTATATTCGTTCAGGAGTATCTATCTCCCGGTATGATAACAGGGATATTACCTGGGAAACCGCGCTTAAAACCAATATCGGAATTGAGATCGGGCTCTTTGAAAAGGTGAATATCGTGGCAGATATCTTCCATGAAGACCGGACCAATATTCTCATGGCACGCTCTTTTATTCCTACCACTATGGGATTGTCTTCGGATGTGTATGCCAACCTTGGGGAAGCCTCGTCCAGGGGAATTGATCTTTCCATCGATTACCAGCACTTTATAAATAATGATTTCTGGGTACAGGCACGTGGTAATTTTACCTATTCCACGAGCGAGTACGAGGTTTATGAGGAGCCTGTTTATCAAGAGGGCTACCTGTCGCATGAAGGATATTCCTTAAACCAGCAATGGGGTTATATTGCCGAACGCCTGTTCGTGGATGAACTGGAGATCCTTAATTCGCCAAGGCAGAATTTCGGGGAATACCATGCCGGGGACATTAAATACCGGGATGTGAACGGCGACGGGCAGATCACCACCCGCGACCAGGTACCCATTGGCTATCCCACGGTCCCGGAAATCGTTTATGGTTTTGGTTTTTCTACCGGCTACAAGAATTTCGATTTCTCCGCTTTCTTCCAGGGGCTGGCCAGGGAATCTTTCTGGATCGATGTGAACGCTACCGCGCCGTTTGTGTCTTACCGGTCGCCAGGTGAAGTTAGCGCAGGCCTGTACAGCGGTTACACCCTGGAAAACCAACTGCTCAGGGCTTATGCAAATGATTACTGGTCGGAAGACGACCGGGACATTTACGCCCTTTGGCCCCGCCTTTCTGCAACCAATGACCTGCTTAATAACAATGCCCAGAAAAATACCTGGTTTATGCGTAACGGCGCT